A section of the Marinimicrobium koreense genome encodes:
- a CDS encoding pilin assembly protein, whose protein sequence is MKVSELMSHWEKNARGELTKQAYAVHLPVEDAARIQALCEMYPKKTPESLITDLLSAALSELESGMPYIKGGTVVAEDELGDPIYNDSGPTPRFLSLSQKHLQKLKGEPA, encoded by the coding sequence ATGAAAGTCAGCGAACTCATGAGTCATTGGGAAAAAAATGCCCGCGGCGAACTGACCAAGCAGGCCTACGCCGTGCACCTGCCGGTGGAAGATGCGGCACGCATCCAAGCACTGTGCGAGATGTACCCGAAAAAAACCCCGGAGAGCCTGATCACTGACCTGCTCTCCGCCGCCTTGAGCGAGCTGGAATCCGGCATGCCCTATATAAAAGGTGGGACCGTTGTGGCGGAGGATGAACTGGGCGATCCGATCTACAACGACTCCGGCCCAACGCCCCGGTTTCTGTCTTTGAGCCAGAAGCACCTCCAGAAACTCAAGGGAGAGCCAGCCTGA
- the adk gene encoding adenylate kinase, which produces MKVILLGAPGAGKGTQAQLIMDKFGIPQISTGDMLRAAVKAGTPLGLQAKDIMSAGGLVPDDLIIALVKERIKAPDCAKGFLFDGFPRTIPQAQALLDEGIKIDHVIEIDVDDEEIVSRLAGRRVHEPSGRVYHINHQPPKEEGVDDITGEPLIQREDDREDTVRKRLSVYHEQTKPLVNFYRDLEKSGNPDAPQYTRIEGVGSIADIRAQLESVLQ; this is translated from the coding sequence ATGAAAGTAATCCTGCTCGGTGCCCCGGGAGCCGGTAAAGGTACCCAGGCTCAGTTGATCATGGATAAGTTCGGTATTCCCCAGATCTCCACCGGTGATATGTTGCGAGCGGCCGTCAAGGCAGGCACACCGTTGGGTTTGCAGGCAAAAGACATCATGTCGGCGGGCGGTCTGGTGCCGGACGACCTGATCATCGCCCTGGTAAAAGAACGCATCAAGGCCCCGGATTGCGCCAAGGGCTTTCTGTTCGATGGTTTCCCCCGCACCATCCCCCAGGCGCAAGCGCTGCTGGATGAAGGGATCAAAATCGACCACGTGATTGAAATCGATGTGGATGATGAAGAAATTGTTTCCCGTCTGGCCGGTCGTCGTGTGCATGAGCCCTCTGGTCGGGTCTATCACATCAACCATCAACCGCCCAAAGAAGAAGGGGTGGATGATATTACCGGCGAGCCCCTGATTCAGCGCGAAGACGATCGGGAAGATACCGTGCGTAAGCGTCTGTCAGTGTATCATGAGCAAACCAAACCGCTGGTCAACTTTTACCGCGATCTGGAAAAATCCGGAAACCCGGACGCGCCTCAGTACACTCGCATTGAAGGTGTCGGCAGCATTGCGGATATTCGCGCGCAGCTGGAATCGGTGCTGCAATAA